One Pseudoalteromonas sp. UG3-2 DNA window includes the following coding sequences:
- a CDS encoding LPP20 family lipoprotein, whose protein sequence is MRVFKSRYVLLLVTTFAWLNGCASIADKHIEYETIKPDSYPVLKAVGYAPLSAQPGATDGEKQLMAIKVSKLEAYRELAEQLYGQKLTATTTVKGAIAQNDGLKSQVNGLIRGAKVLKSYSVGDTYATELELDMKRVYDLYIAQTKPKKIKKIRYSIK, encoded by the coding sequence ATGAGGGTATTTAAATCACGTTACGTACTGCTTTTGGTCACCACATTCGCCTGGCTTAACGGCTGTGCCAGTATTGCAGACAAACACATCGAGTACGAAACAATAAAACCTGATAGCTATCCGGTACTCAAAGCCGTGGGTTATGCGCCGTTAAGTGCACAACCGGGAGCGACGGATGGCGAGAAACAGTTGATGGCAATCAAGGTTTCTAAGCTTGAAGCGTATCGTGAATTAGCGGAGCAACTGTATGGACAGAAGCTGACTGCAACAACCACGGTAAAAGGGGCCATTGCGCAAAATGATGGCTTAAAGAGTCAAGTTAATGGCCTTATCAGAGGCGCGAAAGTGCTCAAAAGCTACTCAGTCGGTGATACCTATGCCACGGAATTAGAGCTGGATATGAAAAGAGTGTACGACCTTTATATAGCGCAAACTAAGCCAAAGAAAATAAAAAAGATCCGCTACAGCATCAAATAA
- the flgA gene encoding flagellar basal body P-ring formation chaperone FlgA, which translates to MSLLKKTYYNQFFCLFAYFIGIGYAHCQQYDNNMLEQAAIDFITPQIEQNPDSKLSVTTIPLDDRIPTRECQQPLERATAMTPPFNTQVTVQLRCNDLVSWTQYVHVRIDRLFPVLVSANMLEKGSIITAEDIKKEYQPKRFRRVSYIEEAKLIIGSRSKRNIREGQAFTQRHICMVCKGDGVTIFAKSGGLVIKTAGEALQDGNKGDLVRVKNARSGKTLRARVIDVETVEVNL; encoded by the coding sequence ATGAGTTTGTTAAAAAAAACCTATTACAATCAATTTTTTTGTTTGTTCGCTTATTTTATAGGCATAGGCTATGCCCATTGTCAGCAATATGACAACAACATGTTGGAGCAAGCTGCCATTGATTTTATTACTCCTCAAATCGAACAAAACCCTGATAGCAAGCTCTCGGTTACCACCATACCGCTGGATGACCGCATCCCGACCCGAGAGTGTCAACAGCCATTAGAGCGCGCTACGGCCATGACTCCCCCTTTTAATACTCAGGTTACCGTACAATTACGCTGCAACGATTTAGTCAGCTGGACGCAATACGTCCATGTCCGGATCGACCGCCTATTCCCAGTATTAGTTAGTGCCAACATGCTCGAAAAAGGCAGTATCATTACGGCTGAAGACATCAAAAAAGAGTATCAACCCAAACGTTTTCGTCGAGTTTCATATATAGAAGAAGCAAAGCTCATTATTGGCAGCCGCAGTAAACGCAACATTCGTGAGGGGCAAGCCTTCACCCAGCGTCATATTTGTATGGTATGCAAAGGTGATGGCGTGACTATTTTTGCCAAATCCGGAGGTTTGGTCATAAAAACAGCCGGTGAAGCACTGCAAGACGGCAATAAAGGGGATTTAGTTCGGGTAAAAAATGCTCGCTCTGGCAAGACCTTACGTGCTAGAGTTATCGATGTAGAAACTGTTGAGGTGAATTTATAA
- a CDS encoding flagellar basal body rod protein FlgF, protein MDKMVYIAMSGAKQSLRGVALKANNLANANTTGFKADFAQARSMQAFGEGLPTRVFAMQERPGTNMTGGAIVETGRELDIAVDDKSWLSVVDASGEEAYTKVGTLNIRNDGALVTSHGRQLIGEGGPIVLPIPVDKVVFSDDGSIQVRPQGAPANFLEVVDRLKVIEADNSKLAKGNDGLFRPKEDKLEDGICGFCEISPTAKVQSGFLEMSNVNPVHEMVDMINHQRQFEMQIKLMKTAEEIDERHTSLLRIV, encoded by the coding sequence ATGGATAAAATGGTATATATCGCCATGTCAGGCGCGAAGCAAAGCTTACGCGGAGTGGCATTAAAAGCGAATAACCTTGCTAATGCCAATACGACTGGCTTCAAAGCCGATTTTGCGCAAGCCCGCTCAATGCAAGCGTTTGGTGAAGGGTTACCGACTCGAGTGTTTGCTATGCAAGAACGCCCTGGCACCAATATGACCGGTGGCGCTATCGTAGAAACCGGCCGTGAGCTCGATATTGCTGTGGATGATAAGTCTTGGCTCAGTGTGGTGGACGCCAGTGGTGAAGAAGCTTACACCAAGGTAGGCACGCTCAACATCCGTAATGATGGCGCTTTGGTCACCAGTCATGGCCGTCAACTAATTGGCGAAGGCGGTCCTATCGTTCTTCCTATTCCAGTAGATAAAGTGGTGTTTAGTGACGATGGCTCAATTCAAGTAAGGCCCCAAGGCGCCCCTGCCAACTTTTTGGAAGTGGTGGATAGGCTCAAGGTCATTGAAGCAGATAACAGCAAACTGGCGAAAGGCAACGATGGCCTGTTTAGACCAAAAGAAGACAAACTTGAAGACGGCATTTGTGGTTTTTGTGAAATATCACCCACTGCCAAAGTCCAGAGTGGCTTCTTAGAAATGTCCAATGTTAATCCAGTTCACGAGATGGTGGATATGATCAACCATCAGAGACAATTTGAAATGCAAATTAAGCTGATGAAAACAGCTGAAGAAATAGACGAGCGACACACTTCGCTCCTACGCATAGTATAA
- the flgC gene encoding flagellar basal body rod protein FlgC yields MSLYNVFDISGSGMSAQNVRLNTTASNISNANSISSSQEGVYRARHAVFAAELSKASTSQNNAMGSSVGVKVLGVVESDKPLQIEYSPNHPSADANGYIYKPNVNVVEEMANMISASRSYQTNVQVADAAKQMLSKTLQLGQR; encoded by the coding sequence ATGAGTCTTTACAACGTTTTTGATATTTCTGGCTCGGGCATGAGTGCCCAAAATGTGCGCCTGAACACCACTGCGAGTAACATTTCGAATGCCAACTCGATAAGCTCCAGCCAAGAGGGAGTGTATCGCGCTAGGCATGCGGTATTTGCAGCTGAACTTTCTAAAGCTTCAACATCCCAAAACAATGCCATGGGATCGTCCGTTGGAGTTAAGGTGTTAGGTGTGGTTGAAAGCGATAAGCCGCTTCAGATTGAGTACAGCCCCAACCATCCTAGCGCTGATGCAAATGGCTACATTTATAAACCGAATGTGAATGTGGTAGAGGAGATGGCAAATATGATTTCAGCCTCTCGCTCATACCAAACCAATGTTCAGGTTGCAGATGCAGCGAAGCAAATGTTGAGCAAAACCCTGCAGCTTGGTCAGCGCTAG
- a CDS encoding flagellar hook assembly protein FlgD: MSNDVNSATSSYMDSLRWNKENRTTEEQKNRDTLTQEDFFSLLTQQLSYQDPSKPADNDQMIAQMTNFTMAEGISKLNTKFESLSASMTSNSALQASTLIGKKALLESNMLEHGDDALSKGSVIVEQPVEELNIGIYDQSGALVRKLEMGPQAAGAVKFEWDGKNQDGELMPDGDYEIKAEGMMNGQYTNFPSATFRNIDSVNVNGANGIVINTKEGAVRLTDIAEIA, translated from the coding sequence ATGAGTAATGATGTAAATTCCGCTACTTCGTCGTACATGGATTCTCTGCGGTGGAATAAAGAAAATCGCACCACAGAGGAACAAAAAAACCGAGACACCTTAACGCAGGAAGATTTCTTCTCATTGCTTACTCAGCAGCTGTCTTATCAAGATCCAAGCAAGCCTGCTGACAATGATCAGATGATCGCGCAAATGACCAACTTCACCATGGCAGAAGGTATTTCGAAGTTAAATACGAAATTTGAATCGTTAAGCGCGTCAATGACTTCTAACTCAGCACTGCAAGCGTCTACATTAATTGGCAAAAAAGCATTGCTTGAGTCAAACATGCTTGAACACGGCGATGATGCTTTGTCAAAAGGTTCAGTTATAGTCGAGCAGCCTGTTGAAGAACTTAATATTGGTATTTATGACCAATCCGGAGCCTTGGTAAGAAAACTAGAAATGGGTCCACAGGCTGCAGGTGCAGTTAAGTTTGAGTGGGATGGTAAAAACCAAGATGGTGAACTGATGCCGGACGGTGATTACGAAATTAAAGCTGAGGGGATGATGAATGGTCAATACACTAACTTCCCATCTGCAACGTTTAGAAATATCGATAGTGTTAATGTCAACGGTGCAAATGGCATTGTAATTAATACGAAAGAAGGCGCGGTGCGCTTAACTGATATAGCTGAAATAGCTTAA
- a CDS encoding chemotaxis protein CheV, translating into MAGVLDSVNQRTQLVGQNRLELLLFRLQGRQRFGINVFKVREVLQCPALTSMPKSNPLIRGVAHIRGQTISVIDMSLAVGGPPIQDIRNCFIVIAEYNRSVQGFLVSAVERIVNMNWEKIMPPPSGAGRYSYLTAVTEIEDELVEILDVEKILNEICPIDTEVSAGIVSDGEMQKDLGERIVFIADDSAVARNQVKRALEPLGVQTELAKNGKEALIRLREIADMDCQNNVTERVGLLISDVEMPEMDGYTLTAEIKADPKLAPLHVILHTSLSGVFNQAMIEKVGADDFIAKFNPDELAAAVKKWVHCD; encoded by the coding sequence ATGGCAGGTGTTTTAGATTCGGTGAACCAACGTACCCAGCTGGTTGGGCAAAACCGACTCGAGCTATTACTTTTTCGGCTTCAAGGTCGACAACGCTTCGGTATTAATGTCTTTAAGGTCAGAGAAGTGCTGCAATGTCCTGCCCTGACCAGCATGCCAAAGTCTAATCCGCTAATCCGTGGTGTGGCTCACATTCGTGGTCAAACTATTTCTGTGATTGATATGTCGCTGGCGGTAGGTGGGCCTCCTATCCAAGATATTCGCAATTGTTTTATTGTCATCGCCGAATATAACCGCTCAGTTCAAGGGTTTCTAGTGAGTGCTGTCGAGCGTATTGTCAATATGAACTGGGAGAAAATAATGCCGCCACCATCGGGGGCTGGTCGTTATTCTTACCTAACCGCAGTAACAGAAATTGAAGATGAATTAGTCGAGATCCTTGACGTAGAAAAGATCTTAAACGAAATTTGTCCTATAGACACTGAGGTCAGTGCAGGAATTGTCTCTGATGGCGAGATGCAAAAAGATTTGGGTGAGCGTATTGTGTTTATTGCTGATGACTCGGCAGTAGCGCGAAACCAAGTCAAACGTGCATTAGAACCGTTAGGAGTGCAAACCGAGTTGGCTAAAAACGGTAAAGAAGCGCTGATCAGGCTTAGAGAAATTGCCGACATGGACTGTCAAAATAATGTCACCGAGCGCGTAGGCTTGCTGATATCGGATGTTGAAATGCCGGAAATGGATGGCTATACCTTAACGGCTGAGATCAAGGCGGATCCAAAGTTAGCGCCACTTCATGTTATTTTACATACTTCGTTAAGTGGAGTATTCAATCAGGCTATGATTGAAAAAGTAGGCGCAGATGATTTTATTGCTAAGTTTAACCCCGATGAATTAGCCGCAGCGGTTAAGAAATGGGTTCATTGTGATTAA
- a CDS encoding flagella synthesis protein FlgN, with the protein MDDTVRLCHHKLSQQISALEALTQLLVDELEALASRRGDSLKDIAREKLSHITKLQQLDKELAQVDVELFKNEELTPLVDQVKSLLNDCKRKNEVNAKAAHHANVSTRELKEILIGVPASVTYGEDGSVKSSDNKLVKNLKA; encoded by the coding sequence ATGGATGATACGGTTCGGCTTTGCCACCACAAACTATCGCAACAAATTAGTGCACTTGAAGCTTTGACCCAGCTTCTAGTGGACGAGCTTGAGGCACTCGCCTCTCGCCGCGGTGATAGCTTAAAAGATATCGCTCGGGAAAAACTCTCACACATCACAAAACTACAACAACTCGACAAAGAACTCGCTCAAGTCGATGTTGAACTGTTCAAAAACGAAGAACTAACGCCCCTAGTAGATCAAGTTAAATCCCTGCTAAATGATTGTAAGCGCAAAAATGAAGTTAACGCCAAAGCGGCTCACCATGCCAATGTTAGCACCAGAGAGCTGAAAGAAATCTTGATAGGTGTGCCTGCGTCAGTGACTTATGGTGAAGACGGCAGCGTGAAAAGCAGTGATAATAAGCTAGTTAAGAACTTGAAAGCCTAA
- the flgM gene encoding flagellar biosynthesis anti-sigma factor FlgM, which yields MVNQVNGQNQSTSVANNVKQQKAELQRNEANATNNKAPAVPKAAADSVSLTPQAQQLKSVNDKAQQSSGFDDKKVAELKKAIAEGKYQIDADKLAKNIAAFEFEIYG from the coding sequence ATGGTTAATCAAGTTAACGGTCAAAATCAATCTACATCCGTTGCTAACAATGTTAAGCAACAAAAAGCCGAGTTACAACGTAACGAAGCCAATGCCACCAATAATAAAGCACCTGCAGTACCTAAAGCGGCTGCGGATTCAGTGAGCCTAACACCACAGGCACAACAGTTGAAGTCTGTAAATGATAAGGCGCAACAGTCTTCCGGTTTTGACGATAAAAAAGTCGCAGAGCTGAAAAAAGCCATTGCCGAAGGCAAGTACCAGATTGATGCCGATAAACTGGCAAAAAACATAGCAGCATTTGAGTTCGAGATTTATGGATGA
- a CDS encoding flagellar assembly protein T N-terminal domain-containing protein, translating to MNKHIVLSLSLISLSYASGASAEWFEVTGIADIKSGDQQKAKRKAVNDAITQALLFSGANVSSVQTVTDGVLTQDELKIRSNAQVQSANVVSESRVGDSWHVTLHIDIMPQDQQCPISAYNKQIAITQSQLKNKHQATLGQIFDIHKVVSKKLYQTMNSQSTSLEPVPYFAQTINVERFFSQRFDYNERLIETVTANTNSQYVLLSQISDISSVDKLNSDFAFWQSDKFLRSFKIDFALFDALSHERVWQKQYATQGVWPFKKTKLIDVYSERFWRTDYADEIQLTLEQVTIDLNAAVACLATNGKILHVDGDQVIINLGRMHGLENGQVLNIAHSSPVTNARGKQYMRQIKTINKVRVTQVNAQNAVAVNISKRPLNNVQINDLVEIQVEQEEDFAL from the coding sequence ATGAACAAGCATATTGTACTAAGCTTATCACTCATCAGTTTATCTTACGCCAGTGGCGCTAGCGCGGAGTGGTTTGAAGTAACAGGTATTGCTGACATCAAAAGTGGTGATCAGCAAAAAGCCAAACGTAAGGCTGTCAACGATGCCATTACCCAGGCTCTGTTATTTTCTGGCGCCAATGTCAGCAGTGTACAAACCGTCACCGATGGTGTGCTGACTCAGGATGAATTAAAGATACGCTCCAACGCCCAAGTGCAAAGCGCCAATGTGGTGTCGGAGTCACGGGTAGGTGATAGCTGGCACGTCACCTTACACATTGATATTATGCCACAGGATCAGCAGTGCCCTATCAGCGCCTACAATAAACAAATCGCCATCACCCAAAGTCAATTAAAGAACAAACACCAAGCAACCTTGGGTCAAATCTTTGACATACACAAGGTGGTGAGTAAAAAGCTCTATCAAACCATGAATAGCCAAAGCACCAGCTTAGAGCCAGTGCCCTACTTCGCACAAACCATCAATGTTGAACGCTTTTTTAGCCAGCGTTTTGATTATAACGAACGTTTAATTGAAACCGTTACCGCCAATACCAATAGCCAATATGTCTTGCTTTCCCAGATCAGCGATATTTCCAGTGTGGATAAGCTTAACAGTGACTTTGCATTTTGGCAGAGCGATAAGTTTTTGCGTAGCTTTAAAATCGACTTTGCCCTTTTTGATGCCTTATCGCACGAACGTGTGTGGCAAAAGCAATACGCCACACAAGGCGTTTGGCCATTTAAAAAGACCAAGCTAATAGACGTGTACAGCGAACGTTTCTGGCGCACAGATTATGCCGACGAAATCCAGTTAACACTCGAACAAGTCACCATAGACTTAAATGCCGCCGTGGCTTGCTTGGCAACGAACGGTAAAATTCTGCACGTTGACGGCGATCAAGTGATTATTAACCTTGGCCGTATGCATGGACTGGAAAATGGCCAAGTACTGAATATCGCGCACAGCAGCCCAGTTACCAACGCACGCGGCAAGCAGTACATGCGCCAAATCAAGACCATTAATAAGGTTCGAGTTACACAAGTTAACGCCCAAAATGCAGTGGCGGTGAACATAAGTAAACGCCCACTCAACAACGTACAAATAAACGACTTAGTAGAAATTCAGGTAGAGCAAGAGGAGGATTTTGCTCTTTGA
- a CDS encoding CheR family methyltransferase — protein MENKHLEQKEYDQFRTFLEQQCGIVLGDNKLYLVKSRLAPLMARFNVESLSSLVAKTLSPHERQLRAAVVDAMTTNETLWFRDTYPFELLKNRILPEFKDLRRPVKIWSAASSSGQEPYSIAMSANEYVSKSPGALKMGVQIVGTDISNTMLDMCKNAEYDALALARGLSPERRKKFFTDSGNGMAKVVEPIRKMVSFRHLNLLDSYALMGKFDVIFCRNVLIYFSPEVKAKIIAQFAQSLNPNGYLFLGASESMAGLSDDFTMIRCNPGIIYQKK, from the coding sequence TTGGAAAATAAGCATTTAGAGCAAAAAGAGTACGATCAATTTCGAACCTTTCTGGAGCAGCAGTGTGGGATCGTACTGGGCGACAACAAATTGTACTTGGTTAAAAGTCGGTTAGCTCCACTGATGGCGCGCTTCAATGTTGAGTCTTTGTCATCGTTAGTTGCTAAAACACTTAGCCCCCATGAACGGCAACTTCGTGCCGCGGTGGTTGATGCTATGACCACCAATGAAACCTTATGGTTTAGAGATACTTATCCGTTTGAGTTACTGAAAAATCGCATCCTGCCGGAGTTCAAAGACTTAAGAAGGCCAGTGAAAATTTGGTCGGCGGCAAGTTCGTCAGGACAAGAGCCGTATTCCATTGCCATGTCAGCTAATGAATACGTTAGTAAGTCGCCTGGCGCCCTCAAGATGGGCGTGCAGATAGTGGGTACTGACATTTCTAATACCATGCTTGATATGTGTAAAAACGCTGAATATGACGCTTTGGCGTTGGCGCGTGGATTGTCTCCAGAGCGGCGCAAAAAGTTTTTTACCGACAGCGGTAACGGTATGGCCAAAGTGGTGGAGCCAATTCGAAAAATGGTGAGCTTTAGACACCTTAACTTGTTGGACTCTTATGCTTTGATGGGCAAGTTTGATGTCATCTTTTGCCGTAATGTACTGATTTATTTTTCCCCAGAAGTCAAAGCAAAAATCATTGCGCAATTTGCACAGTCACTCAATCCTAATGGCTATTTGTTTTTAGGTGCCTCTGAGTCAATGGCTGGATTGAGTGATGACTTCACTATGATCCGCTGTAACCCAGGTATTATTTACCAGAAAAAATAG
- the flgE gene encoding flagellar hook protein FlgE: protein MSFNIALTGLSAAQKDLDVTANNIANVNTTGFKESRAEFADVYAASVFSSGKTKNGDGAQTTMVAQQFHQGSLKFTQNSLDLAITGEGYFAMSEEFGSQDYAFTRAGAFKLNKDNFIVDAQGNFLQGFPVDESTGDNESVSLSTASAIQIPDSSGSPRATTNVYSSFNLDSREVHKPLAFDPEESATYNHSTSTTVYDSLGQPHTMQLFFKKTDGIAPNVDNEWQVFATLDQKPFDLSGQEQTTTPYTPITTFVFDSAGIPSTTDGNPNTGSTFNELTLPSGAGGGAGLSDLLGNGASFPSDVTLNWRDESNTTGKLPTQYASKYETKALEQDGATVGRLSGIDIGGDGKIVASYSNGDQSFLGQVAMVRFPNSQGLQQAGNTSWKKSLTSGEPIAGEPGSGTLGAINSSALEQSNVNLTNELVDLISAQRNFQANSRALEVNSTLQQNILQIR from the coding sequence ATGAGTTTTAATATTGCACTTACAGGTTTGTCAGCCGCGCAAAAAGACTTAGATGTGACGGCGAACAACATCGCTAACGTGAATACAACAGGCTTTAAAGAGTCTCGAGCTGAATTTGCTGACGTTTATGCAGCATCTGTATTTAGTTCAGGCAAGACTAAAAACGGTGATGGCGCTCAAACTACAATGGTAGCGCAGCAATTTCACCAGGGGTCTCTTAAGTTCACACAAAACTCGCTGGATTTAGCTATTACGGGTGAAGGCTACTTCGCAATGTCTGAAGAGTTTGGCTCTCAAGATTATGCTTTTACTCGAGCAGGAGCATTTAAGTTAAACAAAGATAACTTCATTGTTGATGCCCAGGGTAACTTTTTACAAGGCTTCCCTGTGGATGAGAGTACAGGCGACAATGAGTCGGTCAGTCTTAGCACCGCCAGTGCTATTCAGATCCCTGACTCATCAGGCTCACCAAGAGCAACAACTAATGTCTACTCTTCTTTCAACCTAGATTCTAGAGAGGTTCACAAACCGCTAGCTTTTGACCCAGAGGAAAGTGCGACTTATAACCACTCCACTTCGACAACGGTATACGACTCATTGGGTCAGCCCCATACGATGCAGTTGTTTTTTAAGAAAACAGATGGCATTGCACCGAATGTTGACAACGAGTGGCAGGTGTTTGCAACCTTAGATCAAAAACCTTTTGATTTAAGTGGTCAGGAACAAACCACTACTCCATACACACCAATTACAACCTTTGTATTTGATTCCGCTGGTATTCCTTCTACGACAGATGGCAACCCAAATACGGGCAGTACCTTTAATGAGTTAACATTGCCAAGTGGTGCAGGTGGTGGTGCTGGCTTATCTGACTTGCTTGGAAATGGTGCTAGCTTTCCAAGCGATGTAACCTTGAATTGGCGTGATGAGTCGAATACAACGGGTAAACTACCAACACAATATGCAAGTAAGTACGAGACCAAAGCGCTTGAGCAAGATGGTGCCACAGTAGGTAGGTTGTCAGGTATCGATATCGGTGGTGATGGTAAGATTGTGGCTTCATACAGTAATGGTGATCAGTCTTTCTTGGGTCAAGTAGCCATGGTCAGGTTTCCCAATTCACAAGGATTGCAGCAGGCAGGTAACACCTCTTGGAAGAAAAGCTTAACATCGGGAGAACCCATTGCCGGTGAACCTGGCTCGGGAACGCTTGGTGCAATAAACTCATCCGCCTTAGAGCAATCTAATGTTAATTTAACCAATGAGTTGGTGGACCTTATCAGTGCACAGCGTAACTTTCAGGCCAACTCCCGTGCCTTAGAGGTTAACTCAACGCTACAGCAGAACATTCTGCAGATCCGATAA
- the flgB gene encoding flagellar basal body rod protein FlgB, whose amino-acid sequence MAISFDKALGVHQHTMLIRSQRAEMLASNIANADTPGYKAKDIDFAGALKAAKAGQRSGNDMVRTDAKHLSGGTKMTNANELYRSPNQADTGDGNSVDIQVERNLYTQNALEYQASLQFLSGKFSGLKKALGGQGA is encoded by the coding sequence ATGGCTATAAGTTTCGATAAAGCACTGGGTGTTCATCAGCATACCATGCTGATCCGCTCGCAACGTGCGGAAATGTTAGCGAGTAATATCGCAAATGCGGACACTCCAGGATACAAAGCAAAAGATATTGACTTCGCAGGTGCCTTAAAAGCGGCAAAAGCGGGGCAAAGAAGCGGCAATGATATGGTTAGAACCGATGCTAAGCATCTCAGTGGTGGCACTAAAATGACCAACGCAAATGAACTATATCGCTCGCCAAATCAAGCAGATACAGGTGATGGCAACTCAGTGGATATACAAGTGGAACGGAACTTGTATACACAGAATGCATTAGAGTACCAAGCCAGTTTGCAATTTTTATCTGGTAAGTTCAGCGGCCTTAAAAAGGCACTGGGTGGTCAAGGAGCATAA